One genomic window of Pirellulales bacterium includes the following:
- a CDS encoding LemA family protein has product MALGAGLMALLVIGAIVLIGALLLITLYNRLVTLRNRYKNAFSQIDVQLTRRNDLIPNLVEVAKGYMNHEKSTLEAVIQARNQAVSAGQRAAANPGDAAAMTALSGAEGALGSALGRLFALSEAYPDLKANQNMLALQEELSSTENKIAFARQAYNDSVMQYNTQRETFPTVLVAGMFGFQEAQLFEVESPEVRQAPKVQF; this is encoded by the coding sequence ATGGCGCTTGGTGCCGGCTTGATGGCGCTCCTCGTGATCGGGGCGATCGTGCTCATCGGGGCACTGCTGTTGATCACGCTTTACAATCGGCTCGTAACCCTGCGAAACCGCTACAAGAATGCCTTCTCGCAGATCGACGTGCAACTCACGCGCCGCAACGACCTGATTCCGAATCTGGTCGAGGTAGCCAAAGGCTATATGAATCACGAAAAGTCGACGCTCGAGGCCGTGATTCAGGCCCGCAATCAGGCGGTCTCGGCCGGTCAGCGGGCCGCGGCCAACCCGGGCGATGCCGCCGCCATGACGGCCTTGAGCGGCGCCGAAGGAGCCCTGGGGAGTGCCCTGGGACGCCTGTTCGCCCTGTCCGAGGCCTATCCCGACCTGAAGGCGAATCAGAACATGCTCGCCCTGCAGGAAGAATTGAGCTCGACCGAGAACAAAATCGCCTTCGCACGCCAGGCCTACAACGACTCGGTAATGCAGTACAACACGCAGCGCGAAACCTTCCCCACGGTGCTGGTCGCCGGCATGTTCGGCTTCCAGGAGGCCCAGTTGTTCGAGGTCGAGTCTCCCGAAGTGCGCCAGGCCCCAAAGGTGCAATTCTAA
- a CDS encoding acyl-CoA carboxylase subunit beta — protein sequence MRSRIDRQSDTFRANRDAVLNQLGALEKLLAAARAGGGSKYVARHHERGKLLARERIELLLDRDSPFLELSPYVAAGTEYTVGASGVGGIGVVSGVECLISANDPTVKGGSINPYTLKKTLRGFEIARQNRLPIIFLVESGGADLPRQSEIFLPGGAVFREMTQLSATGIPTVALVFGNSTAGGAYNPAMCDYSVFVKGRAKVFLGGPPLVKMATGEESNDEELGGAEMHARTSGLADYLAIDERDCLRIGRQIMANLNWRKLGPAPSTDVREPLYDQEDLLGLAPADLKQPVDMREIIVRVVDGSEFDEFKPLYGTSLITGWASLHGFPIGILANQQGILFSDESQKATQFIQLANQHDVPLVFMQNVTGYMVGKRYEQQGIIKHGAMMINAVSNSKVPHVTLQIGASYGAGNYGMCGRAYNPRFLFVWPNSKTAVMGPQQLAGVMSLVQRAKAAESGKPFNEEADAAVRMMVETQIETESLAAFTSARLFDDGIIDPRDSRAVLGMAISACHSAEVQGTRRFGVFRM from the coding sequence TTGCGATCGAGAATCGATCGCCAATCGGATACGTTCCGCGCCAATCGAGACGCCGTGCTGAACCAGCTCGGCGCGCTCGAGAAGTTGCTCGCGGCAGCACGCGCCGGCGGTGGATCGAAATACGTCGCGCGGCATCACGAGCGGGGCAAGCTACTGGCCCGCGAACGCATCGAACTGTTGCTCGATCGCGACTCGCCGTTCCTCGAACTTTCGCCCTACGTGGCGGCCGGCACGGAATACACCGTGGGCGCATCGGGCGTGGGGGGCATCGGCGTCGTCTCGGGAGTCGAGTGCCTCATCAGTGCGAACGATCCCACCGTCAAGGGTGGGTCGATTAACCCCTACACGCTCAAGAAGACGTTGCGCGGCTTCGAGATCGCGCGGCAGAATCGCCTGCCGATCATCTTCCTGGTCGAGTCCGGAGGCGCCGATCTGCCGCGCCAGTCGGAGATCTTCCTCCCTGGCGGCGCCGTGTTTCGCGAGATGACGCAACTCTCGGCGACCGGCATTCCGACGGTGGCGCTCGTCTTTGGCAACTCGACCGCCGGCGGAGCCTACAACCCGGCGATGTGCGACTACTCGGTCTTTGTCAAAGGCCGAGCCAAGGTCTTTCTCGGTGGCCCCCCCCTGGTGAAGATGGCCACCGGCGAAGAGTCGAACGACGAAGAGCTGGGGGGGGCCGAGATGCATGCCCGCACCTCGGGCCTGGCCGACTATCTCGCCATCGATGAACGCGACTGCCTCCGCATCGGTCGCCAGATCATGGCCAATCTCAACTGGCGCAAGCTCGGCCCCGCGCCGTCGACCGACGTGCGCGAGCCCCTCTACGATCAAGAAGACCTGCTCGGGCTGGCGCCGGCCGATTTGAAGCAGCCGGTCGACATGCGCGAGATCATCGTCCGCGTGGTCGATGGCTCGGAGTTCGACGAGTTCAAGCCTCTCTACGGTACGAGCCTGATTACCGGCTGGGCCTCGCTGCATGGATTTCCCATCGGCATCTTGGCCAATCAGCAGGGCATTCTCTTCTCGGACGAATCGCAGAAGGCAACGCAATTCATCCAACTGGCCAACCAGCACGACGTGCCGCTCGTGTTTATGCAGAACGTCACCGGCTACATGGTCGGCAAGCGTTACGAGCAACAGGGCATCATCAAGCATGGCGCGATGATGATCAACGCGGTCTCGAATAGCAAAGTGCCCCATGTCACGCTGCAGATCGGCGCCTCGTACGGCGCCGGCAATTACGGCATGTGCGGCCGCGCGTACAACCCGCGGTTCCTCTTTGTCTGGCCCAACAGCAAGACGGCCGTGATGGGCCCGCAACAACTCGCCGGCGTCATGTCGCTCGTGCAGCGGGCCAAGGCGGCCGAGTCGGGCAAGCCTTTCAATGAAGAGGCCGATGCCGCCGTGCGGATGATGGTCGAGACGCAGATCGAGACCGAATCGCTGGCCGCCTTCACCAGTGCGCGCCTGTTCGACGACGGCATCATCGACCCGCGCGACAGCCGCGCCGTGCTCGGCATGGCGATCTCGGCCTGCCATTCGGCGGAGGTCCAGGGCACGCGCCGTTTTGGCGTCTTCCGCATGTAA
- a CDS encoding LamG domain-containing protein, producing MIRECFERRGWLFLILLSTLSATTHAAPPAAERLIGHWPLSTDAEDRSPNELHAVNNGVEFVEVDGRKAAKFDGGDAHLEIKPSEKLLTGTGDFTLAVQVHTAEKLTDVLGDIASRFDPETRRGFSLGLMNYAGVTSAQSNYRHLQFGIDAETAAEEWIDCGRPGAAVYICALAVCEGELYAGTFETGGNETGHVWRYAGGRQWVDCGSPDRSNAVLSLAVYNGELYAGTARYKAGGSALADSPNETPGGRVYRYAGEQRWIDCGRLGEANDVMAMAVYDGDLYAIPLYSQGLFRYEGGTTWADCGTPGVRMMALTVFNGHLLGAGNEGKERGGVHRYLGDKKWDIAGYQQGVTQVYAFAAHEGKLYTGTWPDGKVFRDDGAPDWLDVGRLGEELEVMGMAVYNGKLYGGTLPLAEVYRFDGDKHWTNTGQLDRTPDVKYRRAWSMAVYQGKLFCGTLPSGHVHALQAGRSVTHDRELPAGWHHVAAVREANRLMLFVDGNLVATSGEFSPADYDLDNKRSLFVGFGPHDYFQGHLRELRFYGRALSTDEIAALAAER from the coding sequence ATGATCCGGGAATGCTTCGAGCGGCGCGGTTGGCTCTTCTTGATCTTGCTGTCGACCCTCTCGGCGACAACGCATGCGGCGCCACCTGCTGCCGAGCGGCTGATCGGTCACTGGCCCCTCTCAACCGATGCCGAAGACAGGTCTCCCAACGAACTGCACGCGGTGAACAACGGCGTGGAGTTCGTCGAAGTCGACGGAAGGAAAGCAGCAAAATTCGATGGCGGCGACGCGCATCTCGAGATCAAGCCGAGCGAGAAACTGCTGACCGGGACGGGCGACTTCACGCTGGCCGTGCAGGTACACACCGCGGAGAAGTTGACCGATGTGTTGGGGGACATCGCCAGCCGTTTCGATCCGGAGACGCGACGAGGATTCAGCCTGGGTTTAATGAACTACGCGGGGGTTACCTCAGCGCAATCGAACTATCGGCACTTGCAGTTCGGCATCGACGCCGAAACGGCCGCCGAGGAGTGGATCGACTGCGGGCGTCCCGGCGCGGCCGTTTACATCTGCGCCCTGGCCGTCTGCGAGGGAGAACTTTACGCCGGAACGTTTGAAACGGGCGGCAACGAGACGGGACATGTCTGGCGCTATGCGGGAGGCAGACAATGGGTCGACTGCGGCAGCCCCGATCGTTCCAACGCCGTACTATCGCTGGCCGTTTACAACGGCGAGCTTTACGCGGGCACGGCACGCTACAAGGCCGGTGGCTCGGCGCTGGCCGATTCGCCCAATGAGACTCCCGGCGGACGAGTCTATCGTTACGCGGGCGAGCAACGCTGGATCGATTGCGGGCGGTTGGGCGAAGCGAACGACGTGATGGCGATGGCCGTCTACGACGGCGATTTGTACGCCATTCCGCTCTACAGCCAAGGGCTGTTTCGCTACGAAGGGGGCACGACGTGGGCTGACTGCGGAACGCCCGGCGTGCGGATGATGGCGCTCACCGTCTTCAACGGCCACCTGCTCGGCGCGGGCAACGAAGGAAAAGAGCGGGGGGGCGTGCATCGCTACCTGGGCGACAAGAAGTGGGACATCGCCGGCTATCAACAGGGGGTGACGCAGGTCTACGCCTTCGCCGCCCACGAGGGCAAGCTTTACACCGGCACCTGGCCCGATGGAAAGGTCTTCCGCGACGATGGCGCCCCCGACTGGCTCGACGTCGGTCGGCTGGGAGAGGAACTCGAGGTGATGGGCATGGCCGTTTACAACGGCAAGCTCTACGGCGGAACGCTGCCCCTGGCCGAAGTGTATCGCTTCGATGGCGACAAGCACTGGACGAACACGGGGCAGCTCGATCGCACGCCCGACGTCAAGTATCGCCGGGCCTGGTCGATGGCCGTCTATCAAGGAAAGCTCTTTTGCGGCACGCTCCCCTCGGGGCACGTCCATGCGTTGCAAGCCGGTCGCAGCGTGACGCACGATCGTGAGCTGCCAGCCGGCTGGCATCACGTGGCGGCCGTGCGCGAGGCGAACCGTCTGATGCTCTTCGTCGATGGCAACTTGGTCGCGACGTCAGGAGAATTTTCGCCGGCCGACTACGATCTCGACAACAAGCGATCGCTCTTCGTCGGCTTCGGCCCGCACGACTACTTTCAAGGGCACCTGCGCGAGTTGCGGTTCTATGGCCGGGCCTTGTCGACCGATGAGATCGCCGCCCTGGCCGCCGAACGTTGA
- a CDS encoding sigma-54-dependent Fis family transcriptional regulator, translating to MANLLVVDDEPSICWGLSRLGGELGHTVRTASSAEEGLELARSHVPDAVILDVRLPGMDGLTALSAFGEMAEAPPVIIITAYGDLQTAVDAVRKGAFEYLVKPFELDVAQRAIERALDKPSAPQPAPAAAPPIAEIPQQIVGSSPPSQEVFKRIALVADSDACVHIHGESGTGKELIARAIHRYSRRSTGPFVAVNAASLSPSLAESELFGHVRGAFTGAEQARQGLLEHADGGTLFLDEVADIPLPVQVKLLRALEYGEILPVGSNQPVRSDFRVISATHQNLHQCVLEGTFREDLYYRLVTFEIHVPALRDRPQDISELAEHFLDLFSARTATARPHLTDETRTALESRPWHGNVRELRNALEHAIVVARGGQILPEHLPPPIRRNEPGVQDCAETLSALIRNWTTAELDSTPQVDDLYTRLLKIVEPPLLKTALARNSGQFLATARQLGLHRVTLKKKLDQFANDE from the coding sequence ATGGCGAATCTGCTGGTAGTCGATGACGAACCGAGCATCTGCTGGGGACTCTCTCGCTTGGGAGGCGAACTGGGCCATACCGTGCGCACGGCGTCCAGTGCCGAGGAAGGACTCGAGCTCGCCCGGAGCCATGTGCCCGACGCGGTGATCCTCGACGTGCGGCTGCCCGGCATGGATGGCCTGACCGCACTCTCGGCCTTCGGCGAGATGGCCGAGGCGCCGCCGGTGATCATCATCACGGCCTATGGCGATTTGCAAACCGCCGTCGATGCCGTGCGCAAGGGGGCCTTCGAATACCTGGTGAAACCGTTCGAGCTCGACGTCGCGCAACGGGCGATCGAACGAGCGCTCGATAAGCCCTCGGCTCCCCAGCCTGCGCCGGCCGCCGCGCCGCCGATCGCCGAAATCCCACAGCAGATCGTGGGTTCGTCTCCACCCAGCCAGGAGGTTTTCAAACGCATCGCGCTGGTCGCCGATTCGGACGCCTGCGTCCACATCCACGGCGAAAGTGGCACGGGCAAGGAGTTGATCGCCCGGGCCATTCACCGCTACAGCCGTCGTTCGACCGGCCCCTTCGTGGCGGTGAATGCCGCTTCGCTCAGCCCGTCGCTGGCCGAGAGCGAACTGTTTGGACACGTGCGAGGGGCGTTCACGGGCGCCGAGCAGGCACGCCAGGGGTTGCTCGAGCACGCCGACGGTGGCACGTTGTTTCTCGATGAGGTGGCCGACATTCCCCTGCCGGTGCAGGTCAAGCTGCTGCGCGCACTCGAGTATGGCGAGATCCTACCGGTGGGGTCGAATCAGCCCGTGCGGAGCGATTTCCGCGTCATCTCGGCCACCCATCAGAACCTGCACCAGTGCGTGCTCGAAGGGACATTTCGCGAAGACCTCTACTACCGCCTGGTGACGTTCGAGATCCACGTGCCGGCCTTGCGCGATCGACCGCAGGATATCTCCGAGCTTGCGGAGCACTTTCTCGATCTTTTCTCCGCGCGCACGGCCACGGCGCGTCCCCATCTGACGGACGAGACCCGGACGGCGCTCGAATCGCGTCCCTGGCACGGCAATGTGCGCGAGTTGCGCAATGCGCTCGAACATGCGATCGTTGTCGCGCGCGGCGGTCAGATCCTGCCCGAGCACCTGCCGCCCCCCATTCGGCGCAACGAGCCAGGCGTGCAAGACTGCGCAGAAACCTTGTCCGCGCTCATCCGCAACTGGACGACCGCCGAATTGGACTCGACCCCCCAGGTCGACGATCTCTACACGCGCTTGCTGAAGATTGTCGAACCGCCGTTGCTGAAGACGGCGTTGGCGCGCAATTCTGGACAGTTTCTCGCCACGGCGCGCCAACTCGGCCTGCATCGCGTGACGTTGAAGAAGAAGCTCGATCAGTTCGCCAACGACGAGTAA
- a CDS encoding DUF1559 domain-containing protein — translation MPKRSGFTLIELLVVMTIIALLAALLLSAVQRAREASARTSCQNNLKQLGLAMHNHESSHSALPYSKRSTKPQRSWVPDLLPFLEQANVVSNANYDLSQNWWRNSAEADDPLIANQAIPNGRTSQLFLEVLICPSTPIKERIENKIDTASGDKIGACGDYFAPEGVNIAINTELPTELQLNFGTSTVLPGALQPFEDNLPNISTGNTYPYAYRTSTLQSITDGTSNTILFGECAGREDVWRDRVMRPSQTDKALPNCARARGGAWATNDNPYVIGTRVDWCGGTIPGTMKINNSNEYGHLYYSFHDGGAEFCFADGSVRFLSDKIGLWTLAALTTRSNGEALSSNSY, via the coding sequence ATGCCAAAGCGCTCTGGCTTTACCCTGATCGAGCTCCTGGTGGTCATGACGATCATCGCCTTGTTGGCGGCCTTGCTGTTGTCGGCCGTGCAACGCGCCCGCGAGGCTAGTGCGCGCACGTCCTGCCAGAACAATCTCAAGCAGCTTGGCCTGGCCATGCATAATCACGAATCGTCACACAGTGCGCTTCCCTACTCGAAGCGTTCGACGAAGCCGCAGCGTAGTTGGGTGCCCGACCTGCTCCCCTTTCTCGAGCAGGCGAACGTCGTCAGTAATGCAAACTACGATCTCAGCCAGAACTGGTGGCGTAACAGCGCCGAGGCCGACGATCCCCTCATTGCCAACCAAGCGATCCCGAATGGCAGGACGTCGCAGTTGTTTCTCGAAGTGCTGATCTGCCCCTCGACCCCGATCAAGGAACGCATCGAGAACAAGATCGATACCGCGTCCGGCGACAAGATCGGCGCGTGTGGCGACTACTTCGCTCCCGAAGGGGTGAACATCGCCATCAACACTGAATTGCCGACGGAACTGCAGTTGAACTTCGGCACGTCCACCGTGCTACCCGGCGCGTTGCAGCCCTTCGAAGACAATCTGCCCAACATTTCCACGGGTAATACCTATCCGTACGCGTATCGCACTTCGACGCTGCAATCGATCACTGACGGCACCTCGAACACGATCCTGTTCGGCGAATGTGCCGGCCGCGAAGACGTGTGGCGCGATCGCGTGATGCGTCCCTCGCAGACCGACAAGGCCTTGCCCAACTGCGCTCGTGCCCGTGGCGGCGCCTGGGCCACGAACGACAATCCCTACGTGATCGGCACCCGCGTCGATTGGTGCGGCGGTACGATCCCTGGCACGATGAAGATCAATAACTCGAACGAATACGGTCACCTGTACTACAGCTTCCACGACGGTGGCGCCGAATTCTGCTTTGCTGATGGCTCGGTGCGATTCCTCTCGGACAAGATCGGACTATGGACCCTCGCCGCGCTCACCACGCGCTCGAACGGCGAGGCGTTGAGTTCGAACTCGTATTAA
- a CDS encoding 50S ribosome-binding GTPase, translated as MAANLTPQYLKAEEEYRRAATVEEEVKWLEVMLREIPKHKASEKMQAELKQKLSKAKKEAEVERKSGKKSHGVRIPRQGAGTAILLGGPNSGKSQLLRSLTRATPEVAPYPFTTRAPQPGMMPWEDVYVQLIDTPPITPDFLEPYMQGLIRGADLAVLLVDLGDDAGIEQTQELLDKLNETKTRLAGQSYLDEDDLGLSYTRTLLAPNKIDLSDAALRLELFHELCPLDWPEYVISAEHGTGLEDLRRAIYESLDVVRVYSKLPTHKDPDYEKPYTLRRGGTVLDMAEMVHRDFVENFKHARVWGPSVHGGSTVKGDHVLEDKDIVELHV; from the coding sequence ATGGCCGCCAATCTCACGCCGCAGTATCTGAAGGCCGAGGAAGAGTACCGCCGCGCGGCCACGGTCGAAGAGGAGGTGAAGTGGCTCGAGGTGATGCTCCGCGAGATTCCGAAGCATAAGGCCTCGGAAAAGATGCAGGCCGAGCTGAAGCAAAAGCTCAGCAAGGCCAAGAAGGAAGCCGAGGTCGAGCGCAAGAGCGGCAAGAAGAGTCATGGCGTTCGGATCCCCCGCCAAGGCGCCGGCACGGCCATCCTACTCGGTGGACCGAACTCGGGCAAAAGCCAACTGTTGCGCAGCTTGACGCGTGCCACGCCCGAAGTGGCCCCCTACCCTTTCACCACGCGCGCCCCTCAACCGGGCATGATGCCGTGGGAAGACGTCTACGTGCAGTTGATCGACACGCCCCCGATCACGCCAGATTTTCTCGAACCCTACATGCAGGGGCTCATCCGCGGCGCCGATCTGGCGGTGCTGCTCGTCGACCTGGGAGACGACGCCGGCATCGAGCAAACACAAGAACTGCTCGACAAGCTCAACGAGACGAAGACCCGCCTGGCCGGTCAATCCTATCTCGACGAGGACGATCTCGGGCTCTCCTACACGCGCACGCTCCTTGCGCCCAACAAGATCGATCTCTCCGACGCAGCGCTGCGACTCGAACTGTTTCACGAGCTCTGTCCGCTCGACTGGCCGGAGTACGTCATCTCGGCCGAGCATGGCACGGGCCTCGAAGACCTGCGCAGGGCCATCTACGAATCGCTCGACGTGGTCCGCGTCTACAGTAAGCTTCCCACGCACAAAGACCCCGACTACGAGAAGCCGTATACCCTGCGGCGAGGCGGCACCGTGCTCGACATGGCCGAGATGGTCCATCGCGACTTCGTCGAGAACTTCAAGCATGCCCGCGTGTGGGGCCCATCGGTCCACGGCGGCAGCACCGTCAAGGGAGACCACGTGCTCGAAGACAAGGACATCGTCGAGCTGCACGTCTAG
- the polX gene encoding DNA polymerase/3'-5' exonuclease PolX, giving the protein MNNAQIAAVFDEIADILEFQGANTFRVRAYRNGARVVGDLGEPLAKIAADTDRKLTDIDGIGKDLAEKIASLLETGQEPFHQELIAAVPKSVLAVMRVPGLGPKKAAALYRELKVESLDQLRAACEAHRVRELKGFGEKTEQMILSGLEIAGAADLRIYWAEADGVVQSLKEFLASCPAVRQVEAAGSYRRGRDTVGDLDFLVDSAQPDQVMDHLATCPGIENIIARGDTKMSVRLESGLQVDLRVVPAESWGAALQYFTGSKAHNVILRGRAKAEGLKINEYGVYRGEEQIAGRTEQEVYAAMGLPCFPPELREARKEFDWAAAGELPKLIELDDLRGDLHMHTNATDGKATLEQMVVAARERGLEYIAITDHSKRVSMANGLDATRLRQQWAAIDRLNERTAGIRVLKGIEVDILERGGLDLDDDVLAEADWVVASVHYGQNQPSAQITARIVGALENPYVSAIAHPTGRLINRRKAYEVDLETVFKAAAQHGKLLELNSNPARLDLDDVACAAAKSHDIRIVISTDAHSTEGLGVLRYGVLQARRAGLTKKDVANTRSWPELKKLIGKKR; this is encoded by the coding sequence ATGAACAACGCACAAATCGCGGCCGTCTTCGACGAGATTGCCGATATCCTCGAATTCCAGGGAGCGAATACGTTCCGGGTCCGGGCCTATCGGAACGGCGCGCGGGTCGTGGGCGATCTTGGCGAACCGCTGGCCAAGATCGCGGCCGACACCGACCGCAAGCTCACCGACATCGACGGCATCGGCAAGGACCTGGCCGAGAAGATTGCCAGCCTGCTCGAAACGGGGCAGGAGCCGTTTCATCAGGAGCTCATTGCCGCCGTCCCGAAAAGCGTGCTGGCGGTGATGCGCGTCCCCGGTCTCGGTCCGAAAAAAGCCGCGGCGCTCTATCGCGAATTGAAGGTCGAATCGCTCGATCAGCTCCGCGCCGCCTGCGAGGCGCACCGCGTGCGCGAATTGAAGGGCTTCGGCGAAAAGACCGAACAAATGATCCTCTCCGGTCTCGAGATCGCCGGCGCCGCCGATCTACGGATCTATTGGGCCGAGGCCGACGGCGTCGTCCAATCGCTCAAGGAATTTCTTGCGTCATGTCCTGCGGTCCGCCAGGTCGAGGCCGCGGGCAGCTATCGGCGGGGCCGCGATACCGTGGGAGATCTCGACTTCCTCGTCGATTCGGCCCAGCCCGACCAAGTGATGGATCATCTCGCCACGTGCCCGGGTATCGAGAATATCATCGCGCGGGGCGACACCAAGATGTCGGTGCGTTTGGAGAGCGGGCTGCAGGTCGATCTGCGCGTCGTGCCAGCCGAGTCGTGGGGCGCAGCGTTGCAATACTTCACCGGCTCGAAGGCGCACAATGTGATCTTGCGCGGCCGCGCCAAGGCCGAGGGGCTGAAGATCAACGAGTACGGCGTCTACCGCGGCGAAGAGCAGATCGCCGGACGGACGGAACAAGAAGTCTACGCCGCGATGGGTCTCCCCTGCTTCCCTCCCGAGCTGCGCGAGGCCCGCAAGGAGTTCGACTGGGCCGCGGCCGGCGAACTGCCCAAGCTGATCGAGCTCGACGATCTGCGGGGCGATCTGCACATGCACACCAACGCCACCGACGGCAAGGCCACGCTCGAGCAGATGGTGGTGGCCGCGCGCGAGCGGGGCCTCGAATACATTGCCATCACCGATCACTCGAAGCGCGTCAGCATGGCCAATGGGCTCGATGCGACGCGCCTGCGCCAACAATGGGCCGCCATCGATCGACTCAACGAGCGCACCGCAGGCATTCGCGTCTTGAAGGGCATCGAAGTCGACATCCTCGAACGGGGTGGGCTCGACCTGGACGATGACGTGCTGGCCGAAGCCGATTGGGTCGTGGCCAGCGTCCACTATGGACAGAACCAGCCTAGCGCGCAAATCACGGCGCGCATCGTGGGGGCACTCGAGAACCCTTATGTCTCGGCGATCGCGCATCCCACGGGCCGCCTGATCAATCGCCGCAAGGCGTACGAGGTCGACCTCGAGACGGTTTTCAAAGCGGCCGCCCAGCACGGCAAGCTGCTGGAGTTGAACTCCAACCCGGCGCGGCTCGATCTCGACGACGTGGCCTGCGCGGCGGCCAAATCGCACGACATACGGATCGTCATCTCGACCGATGCCCACAGCACCGAGGGGCTCGGCGTGCTGCGCTACGGTGTGTTGCAAGCCCGACGTGCCGGACTCACCAAGAAGGATGTGGCGAATACGCGCTCGTGGCCCGAGCTGAAGAAGCTCATCGGGAAAAAACGTTGA
- a CDS encoding Gfo/Idh/MocA family oxidoreductase, with translation MAHGFGIIGCGMIARFHARAIKDIRGAKLVACFDSYSGAADKLAAETGCKAYHDLDDLLADPAVTVVTIGTPSGAHLEPAIAAARAGKHVIVEKPLEITLSRCDRIIKECEKAGVALSAIFPSRFHDASRELKRAVDDGRFGRLTLADSYVKWFRSQAYYDSGAWRGTWELDGGGALMNQAIHSVDLLTWLMGPVTQISAHTGTLAHERIAVEDTAVATLRFANGALGTIEATTAAFPGYLKRIELHGSNGSAALEEEDIVRWDFEKRGPRDAAIRKRMASTVSGGGGASDPSAIGHHGHTKQFRDVLAAIDAGTKPAVDGYEGRRSVEIILAIYKAAETGKAIDLPLAKDPVLKARQKSRGKLAGTK, from the coding sequence ATGGCGCATGGTTTCGGCATTATCGGTTGCGGGATGATCGCTCGGTTTCACGCGCGGGCGATCAAGGACATTCGCGGTGCGAAACTGGTGGCCTGCTTCGACTCGTATAGTGGTGCCGCCGACAAGCTGGCCGCGGAGACCGGCTGCAAGGCGTACCACGATCTCGACGATCTGCTCGCCGATCCGGCCGTCACGGTCGTCACGATCGGCACGCCGAGCGGCGCGCATCTCGAACCGGCCATCGCGGCCGCTCGCGCCGGCAAGCACGTCATCGTCGAAAAGCCGCTGGAAATCACCCTCTCGCGCTGCGACCGCATCATCAAGGAGTGCGAGAAGGCGGGGGTCGCGCTGTCGGCCATCTTTCCCTCGCGCTTTCACGATGCCAGCCGCGAATTGAAACGTGCCGTGGATGACGGGCGGTTTGGGCGATTGACGCTGGCCGACAGCTACGTGAAGTGGTTTCGCTCGCAGGCGTACTACGACAGCGGAGCCTGGCGCGGTACCTGGGAGCTCGACGGCGGCGGCGCGCTGATGAATCAGGCCATCCACAGCGTCGACCTGCTCACCTGGCTGATGGGGCCGGTGACGCAGATCTCGGCCCACACGGGCACTTTGGCGCACGAGCGGATCGCCGTCGAGGATACGGCCGTGGCCACGCTGCGGTTTGCCAACGGCGCGCTCGGCACGATCGAGGCCACCACGGCGGCGTTTCCCGGGTATTTGAAGCGGATCGAATTGCACGGTTCGAACGGCTCGGCCGCGCTCGAGGAAGAAGACATCGTGCGTTGGGATTTCGAGAAGCGTGGCCCGCGCGATGCGGCCATTCGCAAACGCATGGCCAGCACGGTCTCGGGGGGGGGCGGAGCGAGCGATCCGTCGGCCATCGGTCATCACGGACACACGAAGCAATTCCGCGACGTGCTCGCCGCGATCGACGCCGGCACGAAGCCGGCCGTCGATGGATACGAAGGCCGCCGCTCGGTGGAGATCATCCTGGCAATCTACAAGGCCGCCGAGACCGGCAAGGCGATCGATCTGCCTTTGGCCAAGGATCCCGTGCTCAAAGCGCGGCAGAAATCGCGCGGGAAACTGGCCGGCACGAAGTAA